In Heteronotia binoei isolate CCM8104 ecotype False Entrance Well chromosome 1, APGP_CSIRO_Hbin_v1, whole genome shotgun sequence, the genomic window ATAAGGAATAAAATGTACGATTGCCTGGATGCCAGCTGTGCAATGTTCtatctaagctacagagtctttgtgagcaaaaattctactttgggagctactggcattaaatgtGTGAACTgccgcataaattagtgtgctctgaggtcatccttcctgagctaagacaaaaatgtgtgagttggaagctaaaaatctgtaaactagctcacactaactcagtttagagggaacactggacctgtggaatccctggaattacagatcatctccagactacaaaatcaggtcccttggagaaaatgtatGTTTTGCAGgatggattttatggcattgtaccccactaaggtccctgtgctccccaggctccatccccaaatctccaggagtttcccaacctgaatctggcagccttaccccctgccccctccccctctaaAGGGGTACAGTCAGCTTCCTATAACCCTTTAATTCATAAGCCTTTAATCAGGTACTTTACTATTTACAAACACGCTCTCATTAGAAAAGGCTGTGCCACCGATTTAAACACCTATTTAAAAAATCTTAGGTGCTGCACTTCCCCGAGTCCCATCCTGTCTATGTTCTCAAGCTCAAATGATGGTGGAAAAGCTTTGTGCGGAAAGCAGGATGGGAATGGATCTGAGAGATGACCTTGCTGTTGAAAATTGTAATGGCCATTGGAAGGTGTCCACCAGAAAATCAGTAGAGACATAGTTAGGGTCGTATTACGAGCTTTATCCAAATGGGGTTTCCATGACATGTTGGATGGAGAGTTAACCCCTAGATAGCATAACTCGTTTACTTGTTCCAATATATAGCAATTAATAGTCCATGTTAATTTAGGTGGGCAAGACTTGGAGAAAACCATGACTTCAGACTCCCCATAGTAAATTTTAAGTCCCTCTTGCTGACAATATGATGCAGAAGATTTCAATAAACGATGCAATCCAAGTGAAGTCCTGGAACTGAAGGGCGCATCATTGGCATAAAGCAGTACTGATACCAAGCATTTAGCTGGAGGAGGTGCACGGGCTTCAACTTTCCTAAGAAAGGGGGTCATAGTACTAGCATATatattaagaagatgatgatactggatttatatcccgccctccactctgaatctcaaagtctcagagcagctcacaatctcctttaccttcctccctcacaacagacaccctgtgaggtgggtggggctgagagggctctcacagcagctgccctttcaaggacagctcagccagagctatggctgatccaaggccattccagcagctgcaagtggaggagtggggaatcaaacccggttctcccagataagagtccgcacacttaaccactacaccagactggctctaatTAAATAAAGTTGGAGCCAAAATACAGCCTTGTCTAACCTGCTTCTGTAATAAAATTGTTTGTAATAAATGCCCTTCTGAGCTGCATCTTACTTGGGCAACTGCAGAATCATGGAGCTGTTGCAGTAACCATAGCAACCCATTATCAAGCAAAAAATCTTTTAAACTTCTTCCACCAATTTACAGGAGGTGTGGGTGGGAATATTATTTCTTATATTTTCTAAAGCTGTTTCAGCCAAGGGTGTTGTTTAATCAAGGGTCTTGATGCTTGCAACAACTAGCTCCAGAAAAATGGCACCAATGGATATTTCCCTTCCTCAGTGCACTCCCTCAGAAATGAGTGGCCATTCATTATTATGGAAAATGAAAAAGTGCTGCCCTTGTTAGTTAACTTTAGTATGTGATGTTATGTGTGCACCTAACTCCTGAGATTTCACAGGCAGGAGGATGGTCAGTCTCTATAGTATGCAGGCCAAGCCTTATCTTAGAACCGCATATGTCAAAGCGATGGACATGTTGCTGGTTATGTGTGTATTGCTAGTTTCTGTCAGTTTTCCATGGAGAAAACATTTCATCCTTAGCGCCTGCATCCCATCTCTTCTTCCAATGTCCCTTATCCATTCCTGCTCAACAGTACAGCACTAGCACAGAATTCTGTCAGACATGTGCAATTTGTCACTATTAGTGCGACTGAAATAATAAAGAAAGTTGCCTCTGAGTGTTAGGTGGTGTTCCCTCACCACTTAGAAACCTATCCACATTACAAATATCTTGAATCTGGGATAGATTCAGGtggttagccatgttggtctgaaaccacagaacaaaatttgagtccagtggcacctttaagaccaacaaggttttattcaaggcataagccaggtgtgtcaaacatgtggcttgggggctgaatcaaaccctcagagggctcttatcaggctggAACTTACAAACGGCACTGTCGGTTCTCAATCAAACATTGAGAACCGACAGTGCCATTTGTAAGTAATTGACCAGCAACTTGGCATCTAGTTtctgagcactggttccaggtttGAATTACCATTTGCGCCTTTGGCCGCTTAAGAGAACTGCTGCCTTGGATACTGACATGCATTTTGAATGTATTAAGTTGTGGTTCCAGAAAGAGGAATTTTTGTCAGAAGAAGAGTTGCCATCGAAACATGACTTTACCGGAATTGTGTCACACTACTACTAATTCTGGAGTTATGAACTTTGGCACCTTGGCAAAATATGGACTTTTGGGTCTGCGTTAGTTAGTGGACCAGGCTTTTTTGTATGAGTTGATGTATATAAATTGATTTTGTACATCATTTTTGTTATCTaatgtatgttcataaagaagtatcAGCAATTGCTTGACTCTGTGATATAAATGCTTACTTAGAAGTGCATTTAAGAAGCCTTGTTGTTATATTTGTGGTTCGTTAGCACGGTTACCTCCTAGTCTGCaatctctcaattacacagcagagctactaagccaagcctctcttccttctattggctaaggctcctccttctattggctaaggaaggaaagagtcagagtttcctttgcccttctccctggatcccatgggagaccaacaagtgctaatattttaaatagGTTTtaagtggtttttttaaaaaataaataaataactttaattgtttttgtctgtgacttttataaagtttatatctctgctacctaatcttaaataggtacacacatggcccagcccaacatggctcggcccaacaaagtctcatttatgtcagatctggccctcatgagtttgacaccccagcataagctttcgtatgcacacacacttcttcagatacactgaaatggaaattACTATTCCACACATACAGGTAgaaggtgagcagcaaattagcatacaatgaagatgtttaacagatgcaaggatcaaacaggaataacaagctttgtATGGTcactatttgtttgaatttaattttttttggggggggggcatagtaaagcaaataaatatatcagaattggagatggATGTGCAAATATTCTTTGTGGGATGCTgaaagtaattaactgagaccctgttgttcCACTCCATCTGTGTTCTCTCAAGCATGGAGATAACTAACAGCACCCTTTTCTCTAAGTGTTATATGGGAGTAAGACTTCAAAAGTCTGTAAAGTGTTATATGGGAGTAAGACTTCAAAAGTAAATCACTGCCACCCTCCTGAGTCTAACTTCTGTTCACTGCACTTCATTTCTCCAATCATGGTTTCTCTAgcacagggctgtcaaactcctgGCTTGTGGGCTACACCTGGCCTGCTCAGGGTTTCAATTAGGCCCAGGGCAAttcctccccctttgaagctccaaggctgtccacaacattcccagctccttctactttgtctttgcctgcttcagctgaaagctcttctgggcttgcaaagctgcaaagaaaacatggaataGATTTTCTATTAAGATCTCTGTACCCAGACAGACTAGTTTTataccaagagccagtttggtgtaatggttaagtatgtagaatcttatttgggagaacctggtttgattccccattcctccatatgcgcctgctgatgtgaccttgagtcagtcacaagttctcacagagctgatcctctcaagagcagtttctgttagagctctctcagttccacctactcacaaggtgtctgttgtgggaaggggaaggagattgtaaactgctcaggctgcaacgccactgaggatgttctccgcagctgagaacgaaacgtctggaaggaaaactttctccagtagaacacggcacttgatcccgaaagattctacaaaccctaaagattgtaaactgctctgagacttcttcaggtagtgaagggcaggatataaatccaatctcttcttaatggaaaatcctttccatgttttccttgcgactttgtggtgcaatgtatttcaatgaagtgGCCAGCTGAAGCATCTTGCAAATAAAGAGGATGCTTTGAACCATCTTGTTTCTGCTGAATGTACCTCAGAACTGGTGCCTAGAgtattctaacctgggaacccacgtccaaagggggatattacactggagagccattgacaatctgagtagactgggggaaggagggggagaagcttgcaatgcccagctatttcatgttttgatagactcagagcatttaatattttttttatttctgatgtgatccttgtgtttccttgtgtttattttaaacattgcatttccaaaccccaccttttcattttaaataaatatcatctttccccaccttttcattttaaataaaatatcacaagggttttaagcatgtttgtattttaagttaaaaataataactTTAATTCTATTTATCtgtatcttttataaaatttatctctgctacatggcattacattttatgataagCATGGCTCGGCCGCATAAGGTCCCATTTGTATcaaatccagtcctcataacaaatgagttcaacacccctgccctagcacCCCTCCCAGACCATTGTTTTGTCCACAGTTATTGCCCCAGCATGCTTGGAAGAGAATCCTCCAACAtagtttcataagaacataagagaagtcatgctggtacaagccaatggcccatccagtctaatgttctgtgtcacacagtggccaaaacccagatgccttcaggagttccaccagcagggccagaacccaAGAAGCCCTTCCACGGTTGCCCTTCAGACACcaactacagagcatcactgccccagacagtgttccatctattccttgtgggtaatagccactgatggagctccgctccatatgtttatccaatcccctcttgaaacttgtCACCACTAAttgcagcagtgaattctgcCTTTTAATTACTCTTCCTctgaagaagtacatcctttaatctgttctaagcttactgctcGTTAATTTCATTGAGCATGGCCAAGTTCCTGGAAAACCTTAGTTTTCAATTGTAGCTTCTGTTATCTACACTTATCCCAGTCCATCAATAACACAGAAAACTCTAATGATTTGACAGGTAGATCAAGATGGACAGAAGTGTTGGCTGACTCTATAACTTTGCTCCATTAGATATTTCGGTTTCATTTTGATAGAAACAGAAAGATAAATTTTATAAGCACATTTCTTCCCAAGTATTGGGCTTGAAAGAGTCGCTTGTTAGTGGGGCGGTGGCACATTACTGTTTGACAACAACTGGCCACGTGACAAACCTCGAGCTTTGTGCCTTGCAACACGAAACCGTTCGGCGCTCAGTTTCGTTTCTTCTCCAGGTGCTCTCCCTGCTATCTGCTTCGCTCTCCCTCCGCCCgagtttgttttttggccacgcAGGAGATAACCAGGCACACAGCACACAGGCCCCAGATCTCTTTCGTTTCCCGGCTCTGACGCGCTCGCCCAGGCAGTCGCTGGCCGTTCCTATCCCCGCCAGTCTCTGGGCGTGCTGATGTTCCCCCGCGGCGCCCTCTCGCCATCCCGCCTGCTGAGCTCCATGCGCGCCGCGCCAGTTCAGACCGAGCGCTGCTTCGTAGCCGAATTGGCCGGCTCCGAGCTGGTCTATTTCACCTGGAGCCGCAGCGGGCCCCCAGGCGAGGGCGCCCGCCCCCGAGGCTTCTGGCCTCCGCCGGCCCGATGCTATTCCTTCTGCATCGGTGCCGCGCAAAGCCCCCGAGAGCGCGTCCCGGCGGCCAGGCTGCACAAGCAGTTGCAGCAGAAGCTGAGGCAGGCGCCTTTCGGGGCGGGCTGCCAAGTGCTGCCGCTTCTCTCCTACGACCCCAGGGACGCCGCCGCGCCGGAGAAAGGCTTCCTGGTCCAAATGGCGCAAGCCGTGCAGGAGACCGAGCGCTCCCTGGAGGAGCTGCTGCGCCTTCACCTGCCCGCGCCAGCCCACCTGTGCGTCTACCAGGAGGCAGGCGACGGCCAGCTGTGGCGCCTAGACGGAGCGGGAGAGAGCAAAGAGCTGCTGGGCAAAGCGCGCGTCGTCTTGGCCCCGCCGCCGGACCGCCACCCGGCCGCTTCTCTTCTCCAGGACGGTGCCGTCTTCACCTCCCGGGAGGCTGCCCGCAGGGTCCTGGAAGAGGTAAGCGCGCTCTCCGCCACCGAGTcacacgaccccccccccccccccccaataatatcTGGCGTTTCTCTGGTGCTTAGCCCTGGAAGACGTGAAAtgctgataaagaagggaagagaAAGCAGGCAGCCGCTTTGGTCCACATCCTAAAACCCGCCGGAATTACacaagccgccccccccccccaactcttagTCATCAGGCTAGTGGGGATGTGGAAATGGCCAAAGGAGAGATCTTTCGGGATACTGATGGTCTCTTTCCTTGTATACAGGATACAAAGAAGGATGCAGAGACCTCACACTTTGCTCTGAGACCTTTTTATCCCCTCTTCCCCCTATATCTCTAAGGCCTGTCCATTGACATGAACAAGGGTGATAGCTAATGGACTGAAGGAGAGCTTCATGCTTCAGCAATAAAGGGATCTTGTGCCTTCTGCTCTTCTGTGTAATGGCCAAATTGGACCTTGAAtatctcctccctcccacccacccaaggaatATGTGTTTCTTAGGCAAGGGTATTGGGGTGGATGTGAGACCCCCCATCTAGGCATTCCCAAGAACCTCGGGGTGCAAGAGGTGCAAGTGGGTTGCACTTCATGTTTTCTCTTTATGTCATGATGTTCAACATTCTCCTCATGGAAACCAGTCTTTTGTGCCGATTCTCTACATTCAATAAATTGTGGCATGACTGGTTACATTAATATTTGTTTTAATAGCATAATTGTGggctaggggttttttttttttgctgaaattGATAGATTAATTAAGGTGCTTGTTTGTAAGCAGGAACTTCTGAATTAACCATTGTTTTAATTACAGTGCAGGCCTCTAATTCCTGAAGCAAGAACAGTCCTTGATCTTGTGGAGAAGTGCCCTCACCTTCCAAAAAGGGGAGAGTTTCCAGTGATAGTTATTGAGGGCTTGGATGCAACAGGTAAGGATCTGTGGCAAACAAAATGCCACAAATAAATCATTATTAAAGCACCAGCGTCCCTGTTACATGAAGATACATTTCACGATTGCATGCACATTTGTAGCCCACCAGTACATTTCAGTTTCCCCCATAGGGCGAATAGCACCCCAATAGTGGGCCTTTTCAGTTCAAGAAAATGCATCAGGGAAGAGGCTTAGGCCCTCTCCCCCCATGCACCTGGGAATTAAGTTCTGAGTGAGGAATTCCTGGTTGTGTCTAGGTAGACCAGGGGTGAACCCAAAAGCAATGTGTTATATAATTAGTCCCTCAGCTCCATCCCAGGGCAAGCTCACACAACATATATAGCTGTGTGTATATACTTAACTTCAATTTGGTGTTTTGTTCTAATACACAgttccttttatttaaaaaaaattaacattgaGATGATGATTTCTACTCCATTACCAGTGGAAGGTGGcttggtatagcccaatctcattagacctcagaagctaagcaggactggtaCTTGGAAGACTCCGCActagaaggcaatggcaaacctctacttctcatttgccttgagagCCTCTTGCTGGGTGGCCTTAAGTTGCTTGCAGTTTGATGACACTTACATATGTACCTGCAAAAGTAGATCACTGTTAGTCACATGGGGCTTGTTGCCTGGTGTGCCAATGCCCAGTGATGAACATAGCCAGTGGCATTCCAAAACGAAACAGAGCTTTATTGCAGTAAAGGAGACCTGGTGGCAAAACCCAAGGCATCCGTTAGTAAGGCATCAGCATTATCCTTTTATCCAGCGTGACAAACAATTGTAGACATTTGCAGATGTCTACAGATTGCACAGCTTGAACTACCTTTATATCCATACtcggaataaggcccattgtaggAGAAATACCacgggttctagaaagaggctgggGTCAATGAATGTTCCTCTCCGGAAAGATGGGCTGTTTGGCTCTATTAtgtaacaaagttagagtccagtgacatGTTTGAGACCAAGAAAGTGTTATTCCAGGTACAAGGTTTTGTGGGcaagcacagttcttcagatacaaaggtgccagtggactgtAAGCAtgtaaagaagtgtgtgtgcacactgaAGCTCATACTTTTAATAAGTGGCCTCAAAGGAGCCAGTGGAGACTTAGTCATATCGTTGCAGATCATCACCATTACTTACCTGCCTCTATCTGGTGAGACCCAGGTTCTTTGATAAAATGCTTGGTAGGACTGAAGATAGAAAAGGTTGAATACCTGCACCTTGCAGAATGGAAATGAGGTATGTTTGGAGTGTGTGTAAATAGGCATTTATGTGAAACACCAATAAAGAGATCCAGTTCTTAAATAGGCCAAATTATCACAAAGGGATTGGCTGTTAAGCATGAAGGGACCCTTAAATTTTTTAGGGAGACTCTGTTCTGGTCTGTTATGATGGCACGTTGCTGGTTtcgggggaggggaagggtgtCAGTGGGATGAAGTTGCTGGATATCAAGGGCTTCAGGCAACAGTATTGCATAGCAACTTTTAGAAAGTGCAGTTTTGGTGCTCACCCTTTTGCAGTCAGGAAGAAGCAATTCACTGGTAAGCATGAAGGGACCCAGAGGTTTTTTAGGGAGACTCTGTTCTGGTGTGTTGCGATGGCAGGCTGCTGGTTGGGGGGTGGAGTGTCAGTGGGATGATGTTGCTGGGTGTCAAGGACTTCAGGGCTCCCCCTCCCTCAGAAAGCCCACTTATGGTGCTTTTCGCCCCTCTTCTGCCCTCCCTCAGTCAAGAAAGGCACCCTTCCCAGCCCCTTGCCCACCTTAGTATCTAGTCTGGTGATCAGGAAGCAGAAATAGGCCACTTCCTCAACTGGCATAGAACTGCCAGAGAAAGCGtcttgaggagagccagtttgatgtagtggttaagtgtgcggactcttttgattccccactcctccacttgcacctgctagcatggctttgggtcagccatagctctggcagaggttgtccttgaaagggtagctgctgtgagagccctctccagccccacccacctcacagggtgtctgttgtgggggaggaaggtaaaggagattgtgagccgctctgagactcttcggagtggggggcaggatataaatccaatatcatcatcatagcCCATGTGACCATTAGTCCCGAAGGGTGGCAGTGAGTGGCGAAATTAGATGGCCGTACAACTGACAGATAAAGTGTTCTGAGGAGAGATGGCTGTGTGATGGTTAGTCCCGAGGGGAAGGGTGGCAACGGGTGGTGAAACTGAATGGGCATTCAGAGGGAGTGTCAGCATAGTGGCATTGAGGTTCCAAGAATGAATAGGCTTATTTTAGGTTAAaaataagtttccatttattgattacaacaatgttgcacAGCGCAGAGTCATTGTTACTAATGACGAAAGGGGTTCAAGCATAAGCATTTATGGCTACACATCAAAGCAAGGAGCCTTATGTTGCTTCCTATAATAAAACCTGGGCTGTCTCGTTGACAGTGAGCATTTCTCTTATCTGTTATCTTTCCGGCAtggcctgtctctcctccccgctGTGGCCTTGCTTGGCTGGCCTGAGAACGAGCTAGATATTTAACACTTCAAAGCCTTCTAGAAAGCTCTTTGGCACCTGGACTGTCTCTCCCAGCTATTCTTCACATTTCGTTACATTTTCAGGGTTAGTGAGGCGGGGTGCGGGGTGTTAGTTAGCATTCAGATAAACACTTAAGGTAATAAAGACAAGCTTCAATGCACATAGCTGACAGGGAGGGAGAGGACAGTGATGGTCTGGTGGCAGTTGTTGGCGGTGTCTCCTGAAACCATGGATGATGGGTAGGcaccacagccaaagggagagcTGGAAAGCGTCAGCACGCAGGGGGATTTATATATATAGGATAAATATATATGCCAAGCATATATTTCTTTTGCCCTTATTTAAAATGCTCACGTCTCCTGAGCTTTGCAAAACAACTAATCTATTTCTAAAGATATCCATTTTTGCTTAGCTTCTGCTTAATCAGCTATGTTATTGAACATATCATCTTGTCTCCTTATTCAATTCACTACAGCCTGTTTTGTACTTTAACTGTATTTAGCTTGCCTAAGAGGCTATCTGGCCTGAGCTGCTCAAGTACGGTAACTTAAAATGGATTCAGTCTTGCCGGTCACCACCACTTTACCAGCAACACTGGATTTCTCATTGTTTCATGAATGCAATACCTTATTTTTGTCAACCTGATAAATATTTCTCAAATGAATAATCAATATGTCTTCTTCCCTGTATAAAATGGAGGCAAAACCACAGTAACTCAGTCACTGAAGGACTCCCTGAACGCTGTTCTCTTGAGATCTCCTCCACCTTgcgtcagccagtggagaaagacTTTTGATGATGAACCAACACTCGTCCGAAGAGCATTTTATGCTCTGACCAACTACATTGTTGCTTCTGAAATTGCAAAAGAATCCACTAAGTCACCAGTGATAGTAGACAGGTTTGTGAGATAAAAAGACCTTCCTCATTGCACCCTGTTGAAAATAATTTTGAGGTCACTTGTTTCTGTTACTTCTGGGAAGTATAGGAAGATGCCATAATTATCTTTGACCCCCTGCTTGCACTCTACTCCTGTAAACAGGGGTACCTTTTCAAGGAACAGTGGTTTGTAGCTTGCTTAGCTAGTGCCACCTTCTCCCATCTGTAGTCAGAGAGCTCAACTCAAATATAAAGTAATTATATTATGTAGTTATAGTTGTAGCTCCAAACTAGAGAAAAGTACAGAATTCTTCATGTTCCGAATATGAATCTTACACTGGTGTGTTTAATCTGCTAGGTATTGGCATAGCACAGCTGCTTATGCAATTGCCACGGAAATAAGTGGGGAAGTGTCAAATCTCCCTCCGTTGCATCACCCAGTATATTGCTGGCCTGAAGACCTTTTAAAACCAGATTTGGTCATACTGCTAACCGTTAGTCCTGAAGAACGGATTCGGAGACTGCAGGGACGGGGGACAGAGAAAAcaaaggaggaggcagagctgGAAGTGAACAGATTCTTCCGTCAAAAGTACGTTCTTACCCTTTTGATATAATCAAATGTCGTGTTTTGTGGCCTCAATCCAAGCATCCAGAACAGCACAGAGTTCTCATTGCTAAACATTGCAGGGGAATGGGGTACTGTGTTTCTGGGGAAGAGAAGTTCAGTCAAGCTCACAATATAAGCTACATCTAGGTGCGGAGGGGAAAGTATTTGCACAATCCCAGAGTGTATGTGCAGTGATCCACATATAAGACCCTAGCCTTTGGCAGCCTGGATAACTGGAAATGAAGAGGGGTTCATTcagatgaaagccagtgtggtgcaaaGGATAGAGAGCTGGGATAGAATCTGCAAGGCCTAGTTTccaatccctgctctgccatggaaacttgccagGTTACTTTGGGCCCAGTCATTCTGTCTCAGcttaccctacctcacagggtggttgtgaaaataaaatggaagaaaagagaatgatggaagccatgttgggtccttattcgggagaaaggcaggaaataAATGAGATATAGAAAGGCTTTTTCATTTTTGTAGCTGCCTTACCATAGGTTATACTAAagcatttttactgtttttattaaCATAGGGGGAAGTTGGTGAAAACTAGTAAGACAACACTTTAGGCCATTTAAACATTACCTACTGGAATGATACCTTTGCTTGAAAAGTATCTCacagtgccaccctaagcaaagtcacacccttctaagtctattgaaatcaatgggtttaaaactctgtttaggatgacacAGACTTTCTGGCCGAAACAgaacttttttcttcctctcccaaaatactagaactcaagagcatccaatgaagttgtAGGTTCAGGACGCACCAAAgaaaatactgctttacacagggagtgattaaaatgtggaattggctgccagaagttatggacatatgaagctgccttatactgaatcagacccttggcccatcaaagtcaatattgtctactcagactggcagcggctctccagggtctcaagctgaggtttttcacacctatttgcctgggccctttttttttggagatgtcagggattgaacctgggaccttttgctgcccaagcagatgctgtaccactgagcctccgttatagtgatgaccacaggaataaacagctttagaaggggactgaggggaatctccacattcagaggcagtaaccctctgaatcccagagccaggaggcaacattagggaaaggcctcagcctctgtgccctctgTTTTTggttttccagaggaactggttgaccgctGTATGAGACAGGTAGCTGGGAaaaatggactactggtctgatccggcagggctcttcgtacgttcttatgttctctcatcCTATCCTCATACCAATCTCATtgtgcagagctgttctctcaagagcagtttcctgaaagctctctcagccccacctacctcacagggtgtctttatGGGGAGATGAAgagaaggatattgtaagccactctgagactccaggtgaggtataaatccaatcccctcttctcttcttctcagtgTCATCATCGGGATACTGAGATCAAAAAACTATAACATCCTGAATAACATCTCTCCatggtgagagagagggagaagggactGGAAATGCTTATTAAGTTGAGTCTAAGGCAGCATCCAGACATTACTGAATATTGCACTGTATGAGTCattaaggagccctgtggtgcagagtggtaagctgcagtacttcagtccaagctGTGCTTAcaccctgagtttgatcccaatggaagctgggttcaagtggctggcttgaggttgactcagtcttccatcctttcaaagttggcaaaatgagtacccagcttgctgggggtaaagtgtagatgac contains:
- the CMPK2 gene encoding UMP-CMP kinase 2, mitochondrial, which encodes MFPRGALSPSRLLSSMRAAPVQTERCFVAELAGSELVYFTWSRSGPPGEGARPRGFWPPPARCYSFCIGAAQSPRERVPAARLHKQLQQKLRQAPFGAGCQVLPLLSYDPRDAAAPEKGFLVQMAQAVQETERSLEELLRLHLPAPAHLCVYQEAGDGQLWRLDGAGESKELLGKARVVLAPPPDRHPAASLLQDGAVFTSREAARRVLEECRPLIPEARTVLDLVEKCPHLPKRGEFPVIVIEGLDATGKTTVTQSLKDSLNAVLLRSPPPCVSQWRKTFDDEPTLVRRAFYALTNYIVASEIAKESTKSPVIVDRYWHSTAAYAIATEISGEVSNLPPLHHPVYCWPEDLLKPDLVILLTVSPEERIRRLQGRGTEKTKEEAELEVNRFFRQKVEESYRRMENPSCQLVDASPSREEVFKDVLHQIKRHFPLL